In Komagataeibacter sucrofermentans DSM 15973, the genomic window GCGGCCATAGGCCGAGATGCGCTTGCGCACGTCATCGCTGGCCTGGCCGAGGATGGCCCCGGCCTCGGCGGCGTAACGGATCAGGCAGCCGGTCTTGAGCGCGTGCAGGCGGGCGACTTCCTCAAGCGACAGGGCGCGGCCTTCGCCTTCCATGTCGATCATCTGGCCACCCACCATGCCAGCCGCGCCCGAGGCATCGGCCAGCGCGCGCACGAGATTGATGCGCACTTCAGCGGAAGCATGCGTGAGCGGATTGGCCAGGATGTCGAACGACATGGTCTGCAGCGCGTCACCGGCGAGGATGGCGGTGGCCTCATCGAACTTGCGGTGGGTGGAAGGCTGGCCACGGCGCAGGTCGTCATCATCCATGGCGGGCAGGTCGTCATGCACCAGGGAATAGGCGTGCAGCATCTCGACCGAGGCCGCGACACGGTCGGCCGCCTCGGTGCTGGCCTTGAACAGGCTGGCCACTTCGGCCACCAGGTAGCCACGCAGGCGCTTGCCGCCGCCAAGGGTGGCATAGCGCATGGCATCGATCAGGCGGGCCTCGCCGCCTTCCACGCGCGGGAGCAGGCGGTCGATCATCGCCTCGATGGCGGTGGCGCGCGCGGACATGGATGCACGCAGACGGACCATGCGATCCGTTCCGTCTGTTTGGGACGAGGGTGCTGTTGTTTGGCTCATCTGGTGCATCAATCCATTGGTTTCGCTTCCAGCGCGCCATCGGCACGCTGGACAATCGCCTGAACGCGGGCCTCGGCCTCGTCCAGTTTCTTCTGACAGTACTGTCGCAGGGCGGCGCCACGCTCATAGGCCGTGATCGCGTCTTCCAGCCGCAGCTGGCCGACCTCAAGCTGGCGCACGATGGCTTCAAGTTCGGCCAGAGCCTCCTCGAAGGAAAGGTTGGTCAGGTCATCGGTCATGTGGGCGCGGCACTTCCTGAAATAACGGGGCTGGCGGAGGCCTTACATCCTTGAAGGCCCTCCTGCCAAGGGGACAACGCGTTTTACGGCATTTTGGAGTCTATGCCGAGGCCGGTGGCGTGGCGGGGGCGGGCGTTGCGTCGGGCCTGCGGCGGATGACGAAGGAAAGCGTGCCGCCTTCCTCGCCAAAAGCGATGAGGGCATGGCCCGTTTCGCGGCAGAAAGCCTGGAAATCCGCAACCGAGGCCCGGTCGGTCGCGATCACGCGCAGCCGCGCGCCGGGTGGCAGCCCGCGCAGCATGCGGTTGGCCTTGAGCACGGGCAGGGGGCAGGTCAGGCCGCGCGCGTCTAGCAGGATTTCACTCATGGGTGGCCATGCCTCCTTGGTGGTTGGCAGCTATGCCCTTGCATCAGGGTTTGATGTTGCGTGCAGGTACGATCATAAAAGCAAATGCGCCACTGATAAAACATGATGAAAGAAAGACTCCGGATGGCCGAC contains:
- a CDS encoding exodeoxyribonuclease VII small subunit, which translates into the protein MTDDLTNLSFEEALAELEAIVRQLEVGQLRLEDAITAYERGAALRQYCQKKLDEAEARVQAIVQRADGALEAKPMD
- a CDS encoding sulfurtransferase TusA family protein, with the protein product MSEILLDARGLTCPLPVLKANRMLRGLPPGARLRVIATDRASVADFQAFCRETGHALIAFGEEGGTLSFVIRRRPDATPAPATPPASA
- a CDS encoding polyprenyl synthetase family protein, translating into MVRLRASMSARATAIEAMIDRLLPRVEGGEARLIDAMRYATLGGGKRLRGYLVAEVASLFKASTEAADRVAASVEMLHAYSLVHDDLPAMDDDDLRRGQPSTHRKFDEATAILAGDALQTMSFDILANPLTHASAEVRINLVRALADASGAAGMVGGQMIDMEGEGRALSLEEVARLHALKTGCLIRYAAEAGAILGQASDDVRKRISAYGRDLGAAFQIADDVLDATASAEELGKTAGKDEAAGKSTYVALLGVEGAAREARRVAAQAESHIDIFGPEADRLRDLVHYVVERRN